The Mesorhizobium sp. B1-1-8 genome contains a region encoding:
- the purM gene encoding phosphoribosylformylglycinamidine cyclo-ligase — protein MSKGDTAKRKNGLTYAQAGVDIDAGNLMVEKIKPLVRATRRSGADGEIGGFGGLFDLKAAGFTDPVLVAANDGVGTKLKIAIEAGKHDTIGIDLVAMCVNDIVVQGAEPLFFLDYFATGKLDPDQGAAIVGGIAQGCRQAGCALIGGETAEMPGMYQDKDYDLAGFAVGAAERGQLLPTDDIVEGDVLLGLASSGLHSNGFSLVRRIVATSGLAWNDPAPFNDELSLAEALLEPTRIYVKSILKAIRNTHGIKALAHITGGGFPENIPRVLPKDFSAELDLEAIDVPPVFSWLARTGGVAPDEMMRTFNCGIGMILAVASGQAAQVAAVLQEAGETATPVGRIVPRRDAGVIYRGSIGL, from the coding sequence ATGAGCAAGGGCGATACGGCCAAGCGCAAGAACGGGCTCACCTATGCGCAAGCGGGCGTCGATATCGATGCCGGCAACCTGATGGTCGAGAAGATCAAGCCGCTGGTGCGCGCTACGCGCCGGTCGGGCGCCGACGGCGAGATCGGCGGCTTCGGCGGCCTGTTCGATCTCAAGGCCGCCGGCTTCACCGACCCGGTGCTGGTCGCCGCCAATGACGGCGTCGGCACCAAGCTGAAGATCGCCATCGAGGCGGGAAAACACGACACGATCGGCATCGACCTTGTCGCCATGTGCGTCAACGACATCGTCGTGCAGGGCGCCGAGCCGCTGTTCTTCCTCGACTATTTCGCTACCGGCAAGCTCGACCCCGACCAGGGGGCGGCGATCGTTGGCGGCATCGCGCAGGGCTGCCGGCAGGCCGGCTGCGCGCTGATCGGCGGCGAGACGGCCGAAATGCCCGGCATGTACCAGGACAAGGATTACGACCTCGCCGGTTTTGCCGTGGGCGCCGCCGAACGCGGCCAGTTGCTGCCCACCGACGATATCGTCGAGGGCGACGTGCTTTTGGGCCTTGCCTCCTCGGGCCTGCATTCCAACGGCTTTTCGCTGGTGCGCCGCATCGTTGCGACGAGCGGCCTTGCCTGGAACGACCCGGCGCCATTCAACGATGAGTTGAGCCTTGCCGAGGCGCTGCTCGAGCCGACGCGCATTTATGTCAAATCGATCCTGAAAGCGATCCGCAACACGCATGGCATCAAGGCGCTCGCTCACATTACCGGCGGCGGTTTTCCGGAAAACATTCCGCGTGTGCTGCCGAAGGATTTCTCCGCCGAGCTCGACCTCGAGGCGATCGACGTGCCGCCGGTTTTCTCGTGGCTGGCCAGGACCGGCGGCGTCGCGCCGGACGAGATGATGCGCACCTTCAACTGCGGCATCGGCATGATCCTGGCGGTCGCCTCCGGCCAGGCGGCGCAGGTGGCGGCCGTGCTGCAGGAGGCCGGCGAGACGGCGACGCCGGTCGGCCGCATCGTGCCGCGCCGCGACGCCGGCGTCATCTATCGGGGTTCGATCGGCCTATGA
- the purN gene encoding phosphoribosylglycinamide formyltransferase, which produces MIKKRTVVLISGRGSNMTALIAAAADPAYPAAIVGVISDRANAAGLGIAQAHGIATKVIQRSDHAGKDAHDGAIEAALAGFGAEIVALAGYLRILGRGLVEKWQGRMLNIHPALLPAFKGLDTHARALRAGVRIHGCSVHFVTPEMDDGPIIAQAAVPVMVGDNEDTLAARVLKAEHRLYPLALGLVAEGKARMEKGHTVLAHFADDADNASSVVMAPDPLREERDLEQLARITP; this is translated from the coding sequence ATGATCAAGAAACGCACCGTCGTCCTGATCTCGGGACGCGGCTCCAACATGACCGCGCTGATCGCGGCCGCCGCCGACCCGGCCTATCCTGCCGCGATCGTCGGTGTCATCTCCGATCGCGCGAACGCCGCCGGCCTCGGCATCGCCCAGGCGCATGGCATCGCCACCAAGGTCATCCAGCGTTCCGACCACGCCGGCAAGGACGCGCATGACGGCGCGATCGAGGCCGCACTCGCCGGCTTCGGCGCCGAGATCGTGGCGCTCGCCGGCTATCTGCGCATCCTGGGCCGAGGCCTGGTGGAGAAATGGCAGGGGCGCATGCTCAACATCCATCCTGCCCTGCTGCCTGCCTTCAAGGGGCTGGACACGCATGCCCGGGCGTTGCGCGCCGGCGTTCGCATCCACGGCTGCTCGGTGCATTTCGTCACGCCCGAAATGGATGACGGGCCGATCATCGCCCAGGCCGCCGTGCCGGTGATGGTCGGCGACAATGAGGATACGCTCGCCGCACGGGTGCTGAAAGCCGAGCACCGGCTCTACCCGCTGGCGCTGGGGTTGGTCGCGGAAGGCAAGGCTCGCATGGAAAAGGGTCACACCGTGCTCGCCCATTTCGCCGACGACGCCGATAACGCCAGCTCGGTGGTGATGGCGCCAGACCCGCTGCGCGAAGAGCGCGACCTCGAGCAGTTGGCGCGGATCACGCCTTGA